In Carya illinoinensis cultivar Pawnee chromosome 7, C.illinoinensisPawnee_v1, whole genome shotgun sequence, the following are encoded in one genomic region:
- the LOC122316747 gene encoding acyl-CoA-binding domain-containing protein 4 gives MAMARATSGLQYPERFYAAASYAGFDGDANSTFKALTSKFSKESAAILYGLYQQATVGPCDIQEPNSWKVVEHTKWKSWSGLGNMSSTEAMRLFVKILEEEDPSWYSRASNFVAEPVMDVQMNHNSTVEPVVVNGNSFETKTIPTENGNLTETQDKDVVLEGLGSVTVYDQWVAPPISGQRPKARYEHGVAVVQDKMYIYGGNHNGRYLNDIHVLDLRSWAWSKIEAKTGAEALESSSPVTFSPCAGHSLIPWENKLLSIAGHTKDPTETIQVKAFDLQSSTWSTLKTYGKAPASRGGQSVTLFGTSLVIFGGEDAKRTLLNDLHILDLETMTWDEIDAVGVSPSPRSDHTAAVHAERYLLIFGGGSHATCFNDLHVLDLQAMEWSRPTQQGEIPTPRAGHAGVTVGENWFIVGGGDNKSGVSETVVLNMSTLVWSVVTTVQGRVPVASEGLGVVVSSYNGEDILVSFGGYNGRYNNEVNVLKPSHKSTLQSKMIETPVPDSVSAVHNATNPTRDVESEFDAGQEGKIREIVMDNAESEPVKSKGEPSNIHLLATLKAEKEELESSLSKEKIHSLQLKQELSEAEIRNTELYKELQSVRGQLAAEQSRCFKLEVDVAELRQKLQTMEALQKELELLQRQKAASEQAALNAKQRQGSGGVWGWLAGAPPGQKADA, from the exons ATGGCGATGGCGCGGGCGACCTCTGGGCTCCAATACCCGGAGCGCTTCTACGCGGCGGCCTCCTACGCCGGCTTCGATGGCGACGCCAACTCCACCTTCAAGGCACTCACCTCCAAGTTCTCCAAAGAATCCGCTGCCATCCTTTATGGCTTGTATCAACAG GCGACAGTAGGACCTTGTGACATACAGGAGCCTAATTCTTGGAAAGTTGTTGAGCATACAAAATGGAAGAG CTGGAGCGGGCTTGGAAACATGTCTTCCACTGAAGCAATGCGTCtctttgtgaaaatattggaG GAAGAAGATCCAAGTTGGTATTCAAGAGCATCTAACTTTGTTGCAGAGCCTGTAATGGATGTCCAAATGAAT CATAATTCAACAGTTGAGCCAGTGGTTGTGAATGGGAATTCTTTTGAGACAAAGACTATCCCAACTGAGAATGGGAACCTGACGGAAACTCAGGATAAAGATGTTGTCTTGGAAGGCCTTGGTTCAGTTACTGTCTATGATCAATGGGTTGCCCCTCCAATATCTGGTCAACGCCCAAAAGCACGATATGAG CATGGTGTTGCAGTCGTGCAAGACAAGATGTACATATATGGAGGAAATCACAACGGTCGTTACCTCAATGATATTCAT GTCCTGGATTTGAGAAGTTGGGCTTGGtcaaagattgaggcaaagactGGGGCTGAGGCACTTGAGTCATCATCGCCAGTGACATTTTCTCCATGTGCTGGTCATTCCTTG ATACCATGGGAAAATAAGCTTCTTTCAATTGCTGGACATACAAAGGATCCAACCGAAACTATACAGG TGAAGGCATTCGATCTGCAATCTAGCACTTGGTCAACATTAAAGACATATGGTAAAGCACCG GCATCACGTGGAGGTCAGTCGGTGACCCTTTTTGGGACAAGCTTAGTGATTTTTGGTGGAGAAGATGCAAAGAGAACTCTCCTAAATGATCTGCATATTCTCGATTTAGAAACTATGACCTGGGATGAAATAGATGCTGT GGGAGTGTCTCCTTCTCCGAGATCTGATCATACTGCTGCTGTGCATGCTGAGCGTTATCTTCTGATTTTTGGTGGTGGTTCTCATGCTACTTGCTTCAATGATCTGCATGTTCTCGATTTGCAAGCT ATGGAATGGTCAAGACCCACTCAACAGGGCGAGATACCGACTCCACGGGCTGGACATGcaggtgtgacagttggggaGAATTGGTTCATTGTCGGTGGTGGTGACAATAAGAGTG GAGTCTCAGAAACTGTTGTCCTCAACATGTCTACACTTGTTTGGTCAGTGGTAACTACCGTTCAAGGACGAGTTCCAGTTGCCAGTGAG GGCTTGGGTGTGGTTGTAAGCTCCTACAATGGTGAAGACATACTTGTATCTTTTGGAGGATATAATGGTCGTTACAACAATGAG GTTAATGTTCTTAAGCCAAGCCACAAATCAACCTTGCAATCAAAGATGATTGAAACTCCTGTCCCAGACAGTGTTTCTGCTGTGCACAATGCTACAAATCCTACAAGAGATGTGGAGTCTGAGTTTGACGCAGGCCAAGAAGGGAAAATTAGAGAAATTGTTATGGACAATGCTGAGTCAGAGCCTGTG AAGTCTAAAGGTGAGCCAAGCAATATTCATCTTTTGGCAACCCTCAAGGCAGAGAAAGAAGAATTAGAGTCATCATTGAGCAAAGAGAAGATTCACTCTCTGCAGTTAAAGCAAGAGTTATCAGAAGCCGAGATTCGTAACACTGAACTGTACAAG GAGCTCCAATCTGTTCGTGGTCAGCTTGCTGCTGAGCAATCAAGATGTTTCAAACTTGAG GTTGATGTTGCAGAACTACGGCAGAAGCTCCAAACAATGGAGGCATTACAGAAGGAACTGGAACTCCTCCAAAGACAAAAGGCTGCATCCGAACAAGCTGCCTTGAATGCAAAACAGAGGCAGGGCTCTGGTGGGGTGTGGGGCTGGCTTGCTGGAGCCCCTCCTGGCCAAAAGGCTGATGCCTGA
- the LOC122316748 gene encoding protein SRC2 homolog, with amino-acid sequence MECRSLDLVIKSARDLKDVNFFSKMDVYAVVKIDGDHNIKSSKHKTPTDKDCGTSPKWNFPVQFTLDDAAAEQNRLTLVVKIKSDRSLGDKEIGEVNVPIKELLDGFRDAKEAKHVSYSVTTPSGKVKGTLDLSYKFGEKFTAPEQYKNKQAELAPAYPAGYAAGSSVAAAYPPPGAYPPPAYAQPPPPGGYPPPAGGYPPPQPGAYPPAGPGYGGYPPGGYPQYPQYPPPGGYPQQAGYGYGGYGAPVQQPQKSKMGGAGGMALGVGAGLLGGLVIGDMISDASDAGFDDGGFDF; translated from the coding sequence ATGGAGTGTAGGTCTTTGGATCTTGTAATCAAGTCCGCGAGGGACTTGAAGGATGTCAATTTTTTCTCCAAGATGGATGTCTACGCCGTCGTCAAGATCGACGGTGACCACAACATCAAATCCTCCAAGCACAAGACACCCACTGACAAAGATTGTGGGACAAGCCCGAAATGGAATTTCCCTGTCCAGTTCACCTTAGACGACGCCGCTGCCGAGCAGAACCGCCTCACCCTCGTCGTCAAGATCAAGTCCGATCGAAGCTTGGGCGACAAAGAGATCGGCGAAGTCAACGTCCCTATTAAGGAACTCTTGGACGGTTTCAGAGACGCCAAGGAAGCGAAACACGTGAGTTATAGTGTCACCACTCCGTCCGGGAAGGTGAAGGGCACGCTGGATTTGTCGTACAAGTTCGGGGAAAAGTTTACCGCCCCTGAGCAGTATAAGAACAAGCAGGCGGAACTGGCGCCTGCGTACCCGGCTGGATATGCGGCGGGATCTAGTGTGGCCGCAGCATATCCTCCGCCAGGAGCATACCCTCCTCCTGCGTATGCGCAGCCGCCGCCGCCAGGTGGTTACCCACCTCCAGCAGGTGGCTACCCACCACCGCAACCAGGAGCATATCCACCGGCGGGGCCGGGATATGGAGGGTACCCACCTGGGGGATACCCGCAGTATCCACAGTACCCACCGCCGGGTGGATACCCACAGCAGGCTGGGTACGGGTACGGCGGGTACGGGGCACCGGTGCAGCAGCCACAGAAGTCGAAGATGGGTGGAGCTGGGGGGATGGCGTTGGGAGTTGGAGCCGGATTGCTGGGTGGGTTGGTTATTGGAGATATGATATCAGATGCTTCCGATGCCGGCTTTGACGACGGCGGCTTTGATTTCtag